One Gloeobacter morelensis MG652769 DNA window includes the following coding sequences:
- a CDS encoding CHAD domain-containing protein, which produces MAKIHASARWSEAALQILADETRRILKHEAGTRAGEDPEQLHQMRVGIRRLRSALRLFEPALKLPKAARRRSLSPLAAVLGSVRDLDVQMEMLRERYLGALPEGEQQALERLLSHLQNQRAQARTAMLRYLDGSDYGQFKLAYAEFLEAPKFRRGADESLYHLLPAFLREALSTLWTHPGWAEPDVETMHDLRIAVKRVRYNLEFFLGCYGKAVRSLHGELKRIQEELGIIHDCDVLLGQLHTEPLGPATPWQQPFARLTALVRNERRNAVRRFRRLKTRLLSEDMRNSLAVWVSWPGTADDRELFEGNPLPLGALELERRYRLAAGRRAHLEAQLGDSGFRAEPAAQQTDHYLEVLGPHQYLRLRRAEADARVHFSITRKDYGPGASRRVEEETVTPLVYRAFLARFHQLPVPVVTVVQTAWNGFWDQVPLSVTFASIEGIGPESGDYATVAALVPDEVLLEAAGDCLERFCTSLGLEETQRQHQSEVGLLMGWVANQQLAPSAGR; this is translated from the coding sequence ATGGCCAAAATTCACGCAAGCGCCCGCTGGAGCGAAGCCGCCCTGCAGATCCTCGCGGACGAGACGCGCCGGATTCTCAAACACGAGGCAGGCACGCGCGCGGGCGAAGACCCGGAGCAACTGCACCAGATGCGCGTCGGCATCCGGCGGTTGCGATCGGCATTGCGTCTTTTTGAACCGGCCCTCAAGCTCCCCAAGGCCGCCCGGCGCCGTTCGCTTTCGCCGCTCGCAGCGGTGCTGGGCAGCGTACGCGATCTCGATGTGCAAATGGAGATGCTGCGCGAGCGCTATCTGGGGGCGCTGCCGGAGGGGGAGCAGCAGGCCCTGGAGCGGTTGCTCTCTCACCTGCAAAACCAGCGCGCCCAGGCGCGAACCGCCATGCTGCGCTACCTCGACGGATCAGATTATGGGCAGTTCAAATTGGCCTACGCCGAGTTTCTAGAAGCGCCCAAATTCAGGCGGGGAGCCGACGAGAGCTTGTATCACCTGCTGCCTGCTTTTTTGCGCGAGGCGCTTTCGACCCTCTGGACGCACCCGGGCTGGGCGGAGCCGGACGTCGAGACCATGCATGACCTGCGCATCGCCGTCAAACGGGTGCGCTACAACCTCGAATTTTTCCTGGGCTGCTACGGCAAGGCGGTGCGCTCGCTGCACGGCGAATTGAAGCGCATCCAGGAGGAATTGGGAATCATCCACGACTGCGACGTGCTTTTAGGCCAACTGCACACTGAACCGCTCGGTCCTGCCACCCCCTGGCAGCAGCCCTTTGCCCGTTTGACGGCGCTGGTCAGAAACGAACGGCGCAATGCCGTGCGCCGCTTCCGGCGGCTGAAGACGCGACTATTATCGGAGGACATGCGCAACAGCCTGGCGGTGTGGGTGAGCTGGCCGGGTACCGCCGACGACCGCGAACTGTTCGAGGGCAACCCGTTGCCCTTGGGAGCCCTGGAATTGGAGCGGCGCTACCGCCTCGCGGCCGGCCGGCGCGCCCATCTGGAGGCGCAGCTGGGCGACAGCGGCTTTCGCGCCGAACCGGCCGCCCAGCAGACCGACCATTACCTGGAGGTGCTGGGGCCGCACCAGTATTTGCGCCTCAGGCGAGCCGAGGCGGATGCGCGGGTGCACTTTTCGATCACCCGCAAAGACTACGGTCCCGGCGCCAGCCGCCGTGTGGAGGAAGAAACGGTCACTCCCCTGGTCTACCGGGCGTTTCTGGCGCGCTTTCACCAGCTGCCCGTGCCGGTGGTTACCGTCGTCCAAACCGCCTGGAACGGCTTCTGGGATCAGGTGCCTTTGAGTGTTACGTTTGCGAGCATCGAAGGCATCGGTCCGGAATCGGGCGATTACGCGACGGTGGCGGCCCTGGTACCGGACGAAGTGCTGCTCGAAGCCGCCGGCGACTGCCTGGAGCGCTTTTGTACGAGTCTTGGTCTGGAGGAGACCCAGCGCCAACACCAGAGCGAGGTGGGTTTGCTAATGGGGTGGGTGGCCAACCAGCAGCTCGCCCCTTCTGCCGGCCGGTGA
- a CDS encoding TonB-dependent receptor plug domain-containing protein, translated as MRLRVWLLGLGFAVGIVPVHAQHVPTKSELQRQEAGIRSLAQALEPPAANVSQPPQNETAIESIGPAGSYSLDEVTVTGTLRPARTNETSTTVYTVDRKEIEDKGANSVGEAIQGVPGVQSNVFGAGADVHNNFFIRGLPNLGIGILVDGRLITNLNQEHFDLSDLPVYNTERIEVLTGSGTTLYGTNAAGGVINVITRKPTGPLQADLKVEFGGYGYSNYSASYGGKVDKFGFRAGYRQFDTTDDYYYQVQRPGRLFTGNRPNAYQHNKFYDLNLSYDFDDRNRLRVDGYLRGGNRGIAPFSILDASRPFLDPATGEPQFEITRLVTQAHGVALTYDGDLGQARDSQLQVFAAVDRNLVEEFSGIDLVDRGTFTDISVFNFQIRHNWQFNPTNNITYGFEFQRQFGRSGENSGEITSFDTGQDLPALFALYTWKPLEPLVIITAGVRATFVGDIVARGLVRDIPSSVDPSVGFRYQLLPGLALRGNYQRIYRAPNFNDLFGRTTHIGNPFLEPESGNAFDIGLDWQTGGTSLLRLTYFTADVNNLTDYLLVRNACELNGNAPDCNDDPRSNAERFRVNYPRVNSSGLEAAFNWKIAPAWSTFATTTLVDSRLVAAPDPATVNNQLVQLGALNNSEDGTFRVDVGERNALVQTQYPLVPFLTSRLGITYEPPGGLRASVFANISGGRSVDVNHVGPFDTLNPARLAPGSLLPGYTTVDLSLRFPLTPSVALSGYVFNLFNSYYERSYGNPGPGINFRVGLSSTF; from the coding sequence ATGCGCTTGCGGGTCTGGCTATTAGGCTTGGGTTTTGCTGTGGGCATCGTGCCTGTCCATGCCCAGCACGTTCCCACCAAAAGCGAACTGCAGCGGCAGGAAGCAGGCATCCGCTCGCTTGCCCAGGCTCTGGAGCCACCGGCCGCCAACGTCTCCCAGCCCCCCCAGAACGAAACGGCAATCGAATCGATCGGCCCGGCGGGCAGCTATAGTCTCGACGAGGTCACCGTTACCGGCACCCTGCGGCCGGCGCGCACCAACGAGACTTCTACCACGGTCTACACCGTCGATCGCAAAGAAATCGAGGACAAAGGCGCCAACAGCGTCGGTGAAGCGATCCAGGGCGTGCCCGGTGTGCAGTCGAACGTCTTTGGAGCGGGTGCCGATGTGCACAACAACTTTTTTATCCGCGGCCTGCCGAATCTGGGTATCGGCATTCTGGTGGACGGGCGGCTGATCACCAACCTCAACCAGGAACACTTTGATCTATCCGACCTGCCGGTCTACAATACCGAGCGCATCGAGGTGCTCACCGGCAGCGGCACGACCCTTTACGGTACCAACGCCGCCGGCGGGGTGATCAACGTGATCACCCGCAAGCCCACCGGCCCCCTGCAAGCCGATCTCAAAGTCGAATTCGGCGGCTACGGCTACAGCAACTACAGCGCCAGCTACGGCGGCAAAGTCGACAAATTCGGTTTTCGCGCCGGCTACCGCCAGTTCGACACCACCGACGATTATTACTACCAGGTGCAGCGGCCAGGCAGGCTCTTTACCGGCAACCGCCCGAACGCCTACCAGCACAACAAATTTTACGATCTCAATTTGAGCTACGACTTTGACGATCGCAACCGCCTGCGCGTGGATGGGTACTTGCGCGGCGGCAACCGGGGGATCGCCCCTTTTTCGATTCTCGATGCGTCGCGGCCGTTTTTGGACCCGGCCACGGGCGAGCCGCAGTTTGAAATTACCCGTCTGGTCACCCAGGCCCACGGTGTCGCGCTGACGTACGATGGCGACCTGGGCCAGGCGCGCGACTCGCAGCTGCAGGTCTTCGCAGCCGTCGATCGCAATTTGGTGGAAGAATTTTCAGGCATCGACCTGGTGGATCGGGGCACCTTTACCGACATCTCCGTGTTCAACTTCCAGATCCGCCACAACTGGCAATTCAACCCGACCAACAACATCACCTACGGCTTCGAGTTCCAGCGCCAGTTCGGCCGCTCCGGCGAAAACAGCGGCGAAATCACCAGTTTCGACACCGGCCAGGACCTGCCCGCCCTATTTGCTCTGTACACCTGGAAACCGCTCGAACCGCTGGTGATTATTACCGCCGGGGTGCGCGCCACCTTTGTAGGCGACATCGTGGCGCGCGGCCTGGTGCGCGACATTCCCAGCTCCGTAGATCCTTCGGTGGGCTTTCGCTACCAGCTGCTGCCGGGGCTCGCCCTGCGCGGCAACTACCAGCGCATCTACCGCGCCCCCAACTTTAACGATCTCTTTGGCCGCACCACCCACATCGGCAACCCGTTTTTGGAGCCCGAATCGGGCAACGCCTTCGACATCGGCCTCGACTGGCAGACCGGGGGCACCAGCTTGCTGAGGCTTACTTACTTCACCGCCGATGTCAATAACCTCACCGACTACCTGCTGGTGCGCAACGCCTGCGAACTCAACGGCAATGCCCCCGACTGCAACGACGATCCGCGCAGCAACGCCGAGCGCTTTCGGGTGAACTACCCGCGCGTCAATTCCTCCGGCCTGGAGGCCGCCTTCAACTGGAAGATCGCCCCCGCGTGGAGTACTTTCGCCACCACCACTCTGGTCGATTCGCGTCTGGTGGCTGCCCCCGACCCGGCCACCGTCAACAACCAGTTGGTGCAGTTGGGTGCGCTCAACAACTCCGAAGACGGCACCTTCCGGGTAGATGTGGGCGAGCGCAACGCCCTGGTACAGACCCAGTACCCACTGGTGCCCTTTTTGACCTCCAGATTGGGGATCACCTACGAGCCGCCCGGCGGTCTGCGCGCGAGCGTGTTCGCCAACATTTCGGGGGGCCGATCGGTGGATGTCAACCACGTCGGCCCCTTCGACACCCTCAATCCGGCCCGCCTCGCCCCCGGATCGCTATTGCCCGGCTACACCACCGTCGATCTCTCGCTGCGCTTTCCCCTCACCCCATCCGTGGCCCTGAGCGGCTACGTGTTCAACCTGTTCAACAGCTACTACGAGCGCTCCTACGGCAACCCCGGGCCGGGGATCAATTTTCGGGTGGGGCTTTCGAGCACGTTTTAA
- a CDS encoding PspA/IM30 family protein, translating to MGLFDRIAAVLKSNLNSVVTKAEDPEKMLNQTVNDMQEDLVQLRQAVAQAIASEKRIEQQYLQADAQANEWQRRAALAVSKDNDELAREALTRRKSFAESATGLKTQLEQQRKTVATLKTNLTGLEGKISEAKAKKDLLVARARSAKATEQINQTLGKVNTSGSFSTFERMEEKVNELEARSQAVAELATDNLEDQFKVLESGGGVEDELLALKSQLGSQKSLPAAEGSKPDADKTV from the coding sequence ATGGGATTATTCGATCGCATCGCCGCGGTCTTGAAGTCGAACCTGAACTCTGTGGTCACCAAGGCCGAAGATCCCGAGAAGATGCTGAACCAGACGGTCAACGACATGCAGGAGGACCTCGTCCAGCTGCGTCAGGCCGTGGCCCAGGCGATTGCCAGTGAAAAACGTATAGAACAACAGTATCTCCAGGCCGATGCCCAGGCCAACGAATGGCAGCGCCGCGCCGCCCTCGCCGTCTCCAAAGACAACGACGAGTTGGCCCGCGAAGCGCTGACCCGCAGAAAGTCTTTTGCCGAGAGCGCCACGGGCCTCAAGACCCAGCTTGAGCAGCAGCGCAAGACCGTCGCCACCCTCAAGACCAACCTGACCGGCCTCGAAGGCAAAATCTCCGAGGCGAAGGCCAAAAAAGATCTGCTGGTGGCCCGTGCCCGCTCCGCCAAGGCAACCGAGCAAATCAACCAGACCCTGGGCAAGGTCAATACCAGCGGCTCCTTTTCGACCTTCGAGCGCATGGAAGAAAAGGTCAACGAACTGGAAGCCCGCTCCCAGGCCGTGGCAGAACTGGCGACCGACAACCTTGAAGACCAATTCAAAGTCCTCGAATCGGGGGGCGGCGTCGAGGACGAACTACTCGCCCTCAAGTCCCAACTCGGTTCGCAAAAGTCGCTGCCGGCTGCCGAGGGTTCCAAGCCTGACGCCGACAAGACCGTGTAG
- a CDS encoding TIGR00297 family protein — translation MLTDWSIGLAVNTLLGALAFPAKLLTNWGLINAWVLGVLVWGALGWRGYLIMLVYFALGTLVTRIGFARKAAKGIAEGRGGRRGPENVWGSAAVAALCALGHVAIPNPLWLLAYTASLATKLSDTTASEVGKAYGKTTYLVTTLRPVPAGTEGAVSLEGTLAGVAGSLVLAACGWLVGFVSGWGLLWCAIAAFVATSCESLIGATLQQRGWLTNEMTNVINTAIGAALAAGLGAFAGG, via the coding sequence TTGCTTACCGACTGGTCGATTGGGCTTGCCGTCAACACCCTGCTGGGCGCCCTGGCCTTCCCGGCCAAGCTGCTCACCAATTGGGGCCTCATCAACGCCTGGGTGCTGGGGGTGCTCGTCTGGGGGGCTCTGGGTTGGCGGGGTTACCTGATCATGCTTGTGTACTTCGCGCTGGGCACGCTGGTGACACGCATCGGCTTTGCACGCAAGGCAGCCAAGGGAATCGCCGAGGGTCGCGGGGGGCGGCGCGGGCCGGAAAACGTCTGGGGTTCGGCCGCCGTCGCCGCCCTGTGCGCCCTGGGGCATGTGGCTATTCCCAATCCGCTGTGGCTGTTGGCCTACACCGCGAGCCTCGCCACCAAGCTCTCGGATACCACGGCCTCCGAGGTGGGCAAGGCCTACGGCAAGACAACGTATCTGGTGACGACCCTCAGGCCCGTGCCTGCCGGGACCGAGGGGGCGGTGAGCCTCGAAGGCACCCTGGCCGGGGTGGCCGGCTCACTGGTGCTTGCGGCCTGCGGCTGGCTGGTGGGATTTGTTTCGGGCTGGGGCTTGCTCTGGTGCGCAATCGCAGCCTTCGTGGCCACCAGCTGCGAAAGCCTGATCGGAGCCACCCTCCAGCAGCGCGGCTGGCTCACCAACGAGATGACGAACGTGATTAACACCGCCATCGGCGCCGCTCTAGCGGCTGGTCTTGGCGCTTTTGCCGGTGGGTAA